GTTTCCAAGTTTTCCTAACGGAATTATTTTAAAACCGGCAATTAAGGTAGCGTCTGTTCCGCTTAAATCATATTCAGTTTCTCCAATTCCGGTTTGAGATACACTAAATTTTGATTCAGCATATCCAAATTCACCCTGACCATAAAAAAGAGCCAGATTCACTCTTGCGAATCCGGCGAAACCAACACCAGTACCGGAACTTTTAGAACTAAAATCATCCGTAATAACAGAAGTAATATTAGTAGAAAACTGTGGGCCAACTTGTATTAATTGCGCAAAACCATTTACACTAATACATAATAACGTTGCTAGAATGAATTTTTTCATAATGGAAATTATTTTTTTGATCCCATAAAAATAATTATTATTAATTACAATGGAATGATTTTTCTGATTTATTTTTTGTTATGTTTTTGATAATGAGGTATCTGTTGTTCTGGGTGCTAAAATGGAATATAATTGCAAAATGCCGTAAATTTGATTTAACAAGTTAAGATCAGTTAAAATGAAAATCATTGCAATTAACCCCTCGCAAACCTGGCAAATCAGACACGAAGTAATGTGGCCGGATCAGCCTTTTGAATTTGTACAACTGGAAGAAGATAATGACGGATTGCATTTTGGTGTTTTTGATCACGATAAGCTGGTTTCTATTGTTTCCTGTTTTATTGATGGTGATGAAATGCAGTTTAGAAAATTAGCCACATTAGAAGATTTTCAGGGAAAAGGAATTGCATCCGAACTTTTAAAACACATTCTGAAACTCGCAAAAGAAAAAGATTTAAGAAAAGTCTGGTGTAATGCCAGAAACAATAAAAAATCATTTTATGAAAAATTTGGAATGATCGATACCCATAAAATATTTACAAAAGCTGGACAGGAATTTACTATAATGGAAGTTTTATTGTAGACGTATAAGAATAAATTTTATTTATCCTGATCATCATAAATTAGTATAAGCGAAGTACTTACTTACGTATCATTTCGCTCCTTTTCTTATGTTAATATAAAATAAAACTTATAATAAATTATTTTTTTGTACAAAAAAGACTACATTTGCAAGATATAACAAAATTAAAATTTTTATAAGGATGGAAAAAAATAATCATTTATTCGGTATTATACGATTTTCTCAAAGAAATAGTCAAAATTCTCAAAGAGTAATATATTTATCCGTTTTTGCATTAATGACATTTTTATTAATGAGTAGTTGTGATAGAGATCCTATAGAGAATAAAGTCGCAGAACAAGAGAATGTTTTAATAGACAAAAATAACAGGTATCAGGAAGATAGTGAAGAGGTCCAAAAAATAAAAAGAGAATATCTTGATTCTATTACCCTATTGAGAGATAAAAATAATGTTGCATTATTTTCTAAATCAACAAATAATATTGAAGATTTTGTAAATGAAACTAGACAACTGATCATTTCTGCTAAACCGAATGTGAATAACTTATCTCAACAAATTAAGGATAAATATGCATATGTTTTAGATGGTCTTATTAGTCAGGGAACTGGCAGTTATACATCTGGAACAGATAAGACGGATTTATATAAAAATAATGCATTAAAAAATATTAGACTTCCTGAAACGATTTATTGGGAAACCAGAAAAGATAATACGTACCATTCTTACGATATAATTAGAAATTTAGGACCAGAAACTAATTACATGACTCTTGAACGTGCAAAAAACGTCTTGCTCAACTCATATTCTTATCCTGGTTATAAATTAGGATCAGTGAGTAATGCAATAAACGGAGGTACGAGATTGGTTTTTGGCTCATTAAAAAATGCTAACAATGCAGATACTTTTACTGTTCCAGGAGGAATCATAGAACAACAAGCTGTTTTGGATGGAATTTTAAATATTACCACAACAGAACATACATTTTATAAAGGGACTATTCGTAAAGTAGTTTTTAAATATAAAAATAATCTTTTTGTAGCCACTCATGGGGAGGGTATCAATCGATTTTGTAATTTTCCTGATAACATTTTCAATAAAGCACTTTTTAATAATTTCTCAAAAATGAATGATACAGAAGGGCCAATTAGTTTTATTACTTTAGATGAGCAATTTTTCGCAGCTCTTTACAAGTAATTATAAAGAAGGGAATTAAGTTTTCTTAAAAGGAGCCGTCTCAGAACAAAATTTTGAGACGGTTTTTTATTGGAATCATTTTGATTTTGATTACCTTAATTTTTATTCGAAGAAAAAATTGTCTCTATGCTGCAATTTTCTTTCTTAAGTTGTGCCCTAAAGCAACATCTTTGGGTGATAGCCGGGATTACCTTTTTTACTGTAAGCTTTAAAAAAGGCTGGATGTTTTTATGGAATTAAATCATCAAGGGAACGGTAAAAGTATCTTTTGTTGTTCGTTATAATGTTTGAATCTCATATATTTCAGCTATTAATCACTGATTAAATTTACAAAATTGCCAATGTAAAAATCATTTTACGAAAAATTCGGAATGATTGATAGCCATAAAATTTTCAACAAGGCAGGACAGGAATTTACCATAATGGAAGTTTTGCTATAGAAATAAGAATCAATTTTATCGAATAAAATGTACGGACTCAATTCTTTACGATTTTGATGGTTTTAGGTCTATTTCGACTTCAGTCATAATATGATTCTGATTTGTGGTTCTTTTTTTATGATTTTTTCGCATTAAAAAATAATATTTTAATAAAATTGGTGACTAAAAAAACAATTAAAACGTTTTCGTATTTTTTTTAATGTTAAAGCTTATAAAAAAATCTTTTTTTGTTTCGATACTTTCATTACTTTCGCACCCAAATGAGAAAGTTAATAGTATTTTTAGTATTCATGGGGTTCCTTCTGTTTGGCGGAGGGCAATATCTTAGTGCTAGTACGCAACAAAATTCTCATTTTCATAATCTTGAGAGAAAGCACAGGGTAAAATTCACTAATCAGGATCAGGGTTCTTCTATAATTGAAGACGCTGATTTGGATCTTGAGGAAGAGTATCTTGGAAGTGATGATCTCAAAGGTGGACTTACTAATAAATTTTACGCAACAAATTATAGTGTAATAGACACTTTATATCTGGCAATCTCAGGTCAGGCTGTTGCAAACGAAAACAATCGTTTTAAAATCTTTGTGCCATTTTGTGGCCTGTCAAATCCTATCTACATTACTCAGAGAGTATTAAGAATTTGATTTATTAATATACATCGGTTACCTGGGTTGTAATCCTGCATATCTTGTTGATGTATATTTTTTCTACTTCTTCTTATATGAAAGTTAAGTTATAACTATTTGGTGTCTGATGCATTTTTCCATCTAAAGGAATCACTGTATTCCAAGCATTCAATCGCTTAATTTCCAAACTAAATCATGAAAAGAATTATCTTGTTCACAGGCTTAATTGCCTTTGTGTGCCTTACTAGTTGTACAACTAAAAAAGAAGAAAAAGAAGAAGCTGAAAAATTCACGGTTACAAATCCCGTAAGAATTGACACTTCATTTACCAAAGAATATGTTTCGCAGATTAAATCTGTGAGAAATATTGAAATTCGTGCCCAGGAAAAAGGGTTCTTACAAAACATTTATGTTGATGAAGGACAGTTTGTAAAAGCAGGACAGTTGTTATTTAAGATTATGCCAAACATGTATCAGGCAGAATTACTTAAAGCACAGGCTGAGCAAAAATCAGTTGAAATTGAACTTCAAAATGCTAAACTGTTAGCAGATAAAAATATCGTTTCTAAAAACGAGTTAAGTGTTGCTCAGGCAAAACTTCAATCAGCAAAAGCCGAAGTTGCTTTAGCAAAACTTCATTTATCATTTACCGAAATCAGAGCTCCGTTTGACGGAACAATCGACCGTATTCCATTAAAGTTAGGAAGTCTTATTGATGAAGGCGAATTAATGACGAGTCTTTCAGACAACAGTCAGATGTTTGCTTATTTCAATCTTTCAGAGCCGGAATATCTTCAGTATGAAACCAATGTGAAAGATCGTGCTGATAATAAAGTAGCATTAGTTTTGGCCAATGGCGAAACTTTTAAAGACAAAGGAAATGTAGAAGTTATCGAAAGTGAATTTAATAATGAAACTGGAAATATTGCTTTTAGAGCAAGATTCCCAAATTCTGCTAAATTACTTAGAAATGGTGAGACAGGACAGATTCAAATGATTGTTCCGCTTAAAAATGCGATCGTAATTCCACAAAAAGCGACTTACGAAATTCAGGATAAGAAATATGTTTTTGTTGTAGATAAAAACAATAAAGTAAGTTCTAAAGAAATTATCATTACAGGAGAAATTCCGGATCTGTACGTGATCAAAAGCGGAGTGGATGAAAATGATAAGATTTTACTTGAAGGAGTTCAGAAAGTAAAAGAGAACGACAAAATTAAATATGAATACCAGGCGCCTCAAAAGGTAATAAACAATTTACGCGTAAAAGCAGAATAAATTTTGTTTAAAATGCTTCAAGTTTCGCACTGAACCTGAAACTTGAAACCTGAAACTTTGAACAATTGTAAATTATCGCTTTGGTTTAATCATTAAAAAAATAAAAAAATGTTTAATAAATTTATTCAAAGACCTGTACTGTCGATAGTAATATCGCTTATAATTGTCTTTTTAGGGGTTTTGTCGGTATTGAATTTACCTATTACACAGTTCCCTTCTATTTCGCCTCCAATGGTAAACGTTACTGCGGATTATCCTGGATCAAATGGAGAATTGATGATCAAGTCTGTTGTTATTCCGTTAGAAAGAGCCCTAAATGGAGTTCCGGGAATGAAATATATGACTTCTGATGCCGGAAACGATGGTGAAGCAAGTATTCAGGTTGTTTTTAACTTAGGTACAGATCCTAATCAGGCTGCGATTAACGTTCAAAACCGTGTCGCTTCTGTTACTAATAAACTTCCTCCTTTAGTAGTTAGAGAAGGGGTGAAAATTACACGTGAGGTTCCAAGTATGTTGATGTATGTGAATCTTTATAGTACGGATAAAAATACCGACATGAAGTTCCTTTACAACTATGCTGATATTAATGTACTTTCAGAATTAAAAAGGGTAAATGGTATCGGGTCAGGTGATATCCTTGGTACACGTGAATATGCAATGCGTATCTGGTTGAAACCGGATCGTATGCTGGCTTACAAAATTTCTGCCGATGAGGTAATGGAAGCATTATCAAGTCAGAGTTTGGAGGCTTCTCCGGGTAAAACTGGTGAAAGTTCAGGTAAACGTTCTCAGGCATTTGAATATGTATTGAAATATTCCGGGCGTTTTACTACTAAAGAACAATATGGAAACATCGTAATTCGATCAAATCCTAACGGTGAACTTTTACGTTTGAAAGATATTGCCACTGTAGAGTTTGGAAGTTCGATGTATGATATTTATTCTAACTTAAACGGAAGACCATCTGCGGCAATTGTATTAAAACAATCTTTTGGTAGTAATGCCAATCAGGTTATTGAAGATGTAAAAGCAAAGTTGGAAAAAATAAAGCAAAAATTCCCTAAAGGGATGGATTATGAAATTTCTTATGACGTTTCTAAATTCCTGGATGCTTCTATCGAAAAAGTAATTCATACCCTTGTTGAAGCTTTTATTCTGGTAGGATTGGTTGTGTTTCTTTTCTTAGGAGACTGGCGCTCTACTATTATTCCGGCTATTGCAGTTCCGGTATCGTTAGTTGGAACTTTTGTGTTCATGACATTTTTTGATATTTCATTGAACTTAATTACGTTGTTTGCTTTGGTTCTTGCAATTGGGGTCGTCGTCGATGATGCGATTGTGGTAATTGAAGCCGTTCACGCCAAAATGGAGGAGGAGCATCTATCGCCATTTAAAGCAACTAAAAAGGCGATGCATGAGATTGCAGGAGCAATTGTTGCTATTACCTTCCTGATGGCGGCAGTATTTATTCCGGTTGCTTTTATGTCAGGTCCAGTTGGGGTATTTTACAGACAGTTCTCTATTACAATGGCAACTGCGATTATTCTTTCTGGTATTGTGGCTTTGACTTTAACACCGGCACTTTGTGCAATGATGTTGAAAAACAATCATGGTACACCGAAAAAAAGAACACCAATAAATATATTTATTGATGGTTTTAACAACAAGTTTAACCTTGCACAAGGTAAATATCAAAATGTATTAGCAAAAATTGTAGACAGACGAGTAGTTACTTTTGTAGCTCTTATAGGTTTCTGTTTAGGAACATGGTTTGTTAGTAGTACAGTTCCTTCCGGATTTATCCCAAATGAGGATCAGGGGATGTTTTATGCTATTATTCAGACACCTCCGGGTTCATCATTAGAGCGTACAAATAACATTGCTGAGAAATTGCAAAAGATATCTGAAACGGTAGAAGGAGTAAAATCAGTTTCTTCATTGGCTGGTTATGAAATTTTAACTGAGGGTACAGGATCTAATGCAGGAACATGTTTGGTGAACTTAGAAGACTGGAACGACCGTAAACAATCGGTTCAGGAAATTATGACCGAACTGGAAGAAAAATCAAAAGATATTCCGGGTGCAAATATTGAGTTTTTCCAACCGCCGGCAGTACCGGGTTATGGTGCAGCAGGAGGATTTGAGCTTCGTTTATTAGATAAAACAGGTTCAGGAGATTTCAAAAAAATGGAAGCTGTAAATAAAGAATTTGTAGAAGAATTAAACAAACGTCCGGAATTATCTAACGTATTTAGTTTCTTTAGTGCGAGTTTCCCTCAGTACATGATGAAAGTTGATAATGACCTGGCACAGCAAAAAGGAGTTTCTATTGAGAATGCGATGAACACTTTATCAACTCTTGTAGGTAGTAACTACGAAATTAGTTTTATTAAATACGGAATCAACTATAAAGTAATCGTTCAGGCTTCTCCGGAATATCGTGCTCAGCCGGATGATATTTTAAAATTGTATGTAAAAAATAGTCGTGATGAAATGGTTCCTTTTTCTGCTTTTATGAAGTTAGAAAAAGTATATGGACTTTCAGAAATCACAAGACATAATATGTACAACTCTACAGAGATTAGTGGTGGTGCAGCTCCAGGATATAGTTCTGGTACAGCCATTAAAGTAATTCAGGAAGTTGCAGCTAAAAAACTGCCTAGAGGATACGATATTGACTGGGCAGGTATTTCTGCCGATGAGGTTGCACAAGGGAATCAGGCAATTTGGGTATTCCTTATTTGTTTAGGATTTGTTTACCTGGTATTAGCAGCTCAGTATGAAAGTTTCATTCTTCCGTTATCAGTAATTCTTTCTTTACCGGCAGGTATTTTTGGAGCATTCCTTTTATTGAAGTTTACTGGATTAGAGAATAATATCTACGCTCAGGTAGCCATGGTAATGCTTATTGGTTTACTAGGTAAAAATGCAGTACTGATTGTAGAGTTTGCGATTCAGAGACATGCTGCTGGGAAATCGGTGCTTGAGGCAGCAATGGAGGGAGCAAAAGCAAGGTTCCGTCCAATCTTGATGACTTCATTTGCATTTATCGCTGGTTTATTACCACTTGCTTTTGCAACTGGCCCGGGTAAAATTGGTAACAGAACTATTGGTACTGCGGCTGCAGGAGGTATGCTTATAGGAACCATTTGTGGGGTGTTTTTAATTCCGGGATTGTATTACATATTCGGACGAATTGCAGAGAAACATAAACTGGTTAAACATGAAGAAGAAAACCCATTAACTGAAGAAATTGACAACAATCATGTATAAATTTAAAATATATCAATATGGCGTTGCTTTAGGATTATGTCTTGCTGTAGTGAGCTGTAAAGCTCCTGTTGCAGAGACTGCAACTGCAAGTGCGCCGGTTCCTGAATCATTTGGTACTGCTGCCACTCAGGACACCACAAATACATCAACTGTAAAATGGAGAAGCTTCTTTAAGGATCAAAACCTTGTCGATTTAATTGATGTAGCCCTGAAAAACAATCAGG
The sequence above is drawn from the Flavobacterium sp. N2038 genome and encodes:
- a CDS encoding porin family protein, with translation MKKFILATLLCISVNGFAQLIQVGPQFSTNITSVITDDFSSKSSGTGVGFAGFARVNLALFYGQGEFGYAESKFSVSQTGIGETEYDLSGTDATLIAGFKIIPLGKLGNIRIFAGYNWKNYSSIKANNNLNFIALERNNSSFLGGVGVDVWRLTFDYRYLAGVTDLDPSARSVKTGVSNFSLGFKFL
- a CDS encoding GNAT family N-acetyltransferase, coding for MKIIAINPSQTWQIRHEVMWPDQPFEFVQLEEDNDGLHFGVFDHDKLVSIVSCFIDGDEMQFRKLATLEDFQGKGIASELLKHILKLAKEKDLRKVWCNARNNKKSFYEKFGMIDTHKIFTKAGQEFTIMEVLL
- a CDS encoding efflux RND transporter periplasmic adaptor subunit, with the protein product MKRIILFTGLIAFVCLTSCTTKKEEKEEAEKFTVTNPVRIDTSFTKEYVSQIKSVRNIEIRAQEKGFLQNIYVDEGQFVKAGQLLFKIMPNMYQAELLKAQAEQKSVEIELQNAKLLADKNIVSKNELSVAQAKLQSAKAEVALAKLHLSFTEIRAPFDGTIDRIPLKLGSLIDEGELMTSLSDNSQMFAYFNLSEPEYLQYETNVKDRADNKVALVLANGETFKDKGNVEVIESEFNNETGNIAFRARFPNSAKLLRNGETGQIQMIVPLKNAIVIPQKATYEIQDKKYVFVVDKNNKVSSKEIIITGEIPDLYVIKSGVDENDKILLEGVQKVKENDKIKYEYQAPQKVINNLRVKAE
- a CDS encoding efflux RND transporter permease subunit, with product MFNKFIQRPVLSIVISLIIVFLGVLSVLNLPITQFPSISPPMVNVTADYPGSNGELMIKSVVIPLERALNGVPGMKYMTSDAGNDGEASIQVVFNLGTDPNQAAINVQNRVASVTNKLPPLVVREGVKITREVPSMLMYVNLYSTDKNTDMKFLYNYADINVLSELKRVNGIGSGDILGTREYAMRIWLKPDRMLAYKISADEVMEALSSQSLEASPGKTGESSGKRSQAFEYVLKYSGRFTTKEQYGNIVIRSNPNGELLRLKDIATVEFGSSMYDIYSNLNGRPSAAIVLKQSFGSNANQVIEDVKAKLEKIKQKFPKGMDYEISYDVSKFLDASIEKVIHTLVEAFILVGLVVFLFLGDWRSTIIPAIAVPVSLVGTFVFMTFFDISLNLITLFALVLAIGVVVDDAIVVIEAVHAKMEEEHLSPFKATKKAMHEIAGAIVAITFLMAAVFIPVAFMSGPVGVFYRQFSITMATAIILSGIVALTLTPALCAMMLKNNHGTPKKRTPINIFIDGFNNKFNLAQGKYQNVLAKIVDRRVVTFVALIGFCLGTWFVSSTVPSGFIPNEDQGMFYAIIQTPPGSSLERTNNIAEKLQKISETVEGVKSVSSLAGYEILTEGTGSNAGTCLVNLEDWNDRKQSVQEIMTELEEKSKDIPGANIEFFQPPAVPGYGAAGGFELRLLDKTGSGDFKKMEAVNKEFVEELNKRPELSNVFSFFSASFPQYMMKVDNDLAQQKGVSIENAMNTLSTLVGSNYEISFIKYGINYKVIVQASPEYRAQPDDILKLYVKNSRDEMVPFSAFMKLEKVYGLSEITRHNMYNSTEISGGAAPGYSSGTAIKVIQEVAAKKLPRGYDIDWAGISADEVAQGNQAIWVFLICLGFVYLVLAAQYESFILPLSVILSLPAGIFGAFLLLKFTGLENNIYAQVAMVMLIGLLGKNAVLIVEFAIQRHAAGKSVLEAAMEGAKARFRPILMTSFAFIAGLLPLAFATGPGKIGNRTIGTAAAGGMLIGTICGVFLIPGLYYIFGRIAEKHKLVKHEEENPLTEEIDNNHV